A single region of the Branchiostoma lanceolatum isolate klBraLanc5 chromosome 1, klBraLanc5.hap2, whole genome shotgun sequence genome encodes:
- the LOC136420620 gene encoding cytochrome P450 3A8-like produces MTSLPGLARLYIFFSGGPFLIVAAVNQPYLNQQLSVNMELDVLPIPLTWVLLAVLPVLFYLYAVRPMQALKKLGVSGPTPLPLIGNLHQIMKTGIYNMEAQVDAIATYGNVYGVFNGRVPILTISDPEMMREIFVKQFHKFTNRAPEGMALDVKPQARMLTQLVDEDWKNVRSTITPAFSGGKLKQMTEAMNSCADLLVGNIGKFGEKGESFDTKELTGAFTTDVIARTAFGLDVDSQRNPQDPFVVYSKKAFNFNFLNPLIWLFFLFPSIMKPILEKLNYNFVAKDVTDFFYNILEQIMGMRKNEQNHGRVDFMQLMMDAHRDGEADDDDSQETKVQGTKKPLTKDDIVANSFLFFLAGYETTATAMAFTLYNLALHQDAQDKAREEINQVMDNRELVDYEAVHNMPYLDMCINENLRMYSPAASNARVTGEEVKLKWLTIPKNTLVTIPILGIHHDPKRWPEPSKFIPERFTKEEREKRDPFDWQPFGAGPRNCIGMRLALMELKVGLAKVLMKYRIVTGPDTDIPLKIMKYKQFPTPENGIRLRAELLHPGSD; encoded by the exons ATGACCTCACTTCCGGGTTTGGCACGGCTTTATATATTCTTCTCCGGCGGTCCATTCTTAATCGTTGCGGCGGTTAACCAACCGTACCTGAACCAACAACTGTCCGTCAACATGGAGCTAGACGTCCTGCCCATTCCCCTGACGTGGGTCCTACTGGCCGTACTACCTGTTCTGTTTTACCT GTATGCAGTGCGGCCCATGCAGGCACTGAAGAAGCTGGGCGTATCCGGCCCCACCCCATTGCCGCTCATTGGAAACCTCCACCAGATAATGAAAACG GGCATTTATAACATGGAGGCTCAGGTGGATGCCATAGCCACATACGGTAACGTGTACGG AGTTTTCAACGGACGTGTTCCAATCCTGACGATTTCTGACCCAGAGATGATGAGAGAGATCTTTGTCAAACAGTTCCACAAGTTTACTAACCGTGCG CCCGAAGGGATGGCTCTGGACGTCAAGCCACAAGCTCGCATGCTGACCCAGCTGGTGGACGAGGATTGGAAGAACGTGCGAAGTACCATCACTCCGGCATTCAGTGGCGGCAAGCTTAAGCAG ATGACAGAAGCAATGAACAGCTGTGCTGACCTGCTGGTGGGAAATATCGGCAAATTTGGAGAAAAGGGTGAATCGTTCGACACGAAAGA ACTGACAGGTGCTTTCACCACTGACGTCATCGCCCGCACAGCGTTTGGTTTGGACGTTGATTCACAACGGAACCCACAAGACCCGTTTGTCGTCTATTCAAAAAAGgctttcaacttcaactttttGAATCCACTGATCTGGCTATTTT TCCTGTTCCCCAGCATCATGAAACCGATTTTGGAGAAGTTGAATTATAACTTTGTGGCCAAGGATGTTACTGACTTCTTCTACAATATTCTTGAGCAGATCATGGGGATGAGGAAGAATGAACAAAACCAT GGCCGTGTGGACTTTATGCAGCTGATGATGGACGCTCACAGGGATGGCGAGGCCGACGATGATGATAGCCAAGAGACCAAAGTGCAGGGAACTAAGAAAC CTCTAACTAAAGACGACATTGTGGCGAATTCGTTTCTGTTCTTTCTCGCTGGTTACGAGACAACAGCAACCGCAATGGCATTCACGTTGTACAACCTGGCCTTACACCAGGATGCCCAGGACAAGGCTAGGGAGGAGATCAACCAAGTCATGGATAACAGg GAACTAGTGGACTACGAGGCTGTCCACAATATGCCATACCTCGACATGTGCATCAATGAGAATCTCCGCATGTATTCTCCTGCTGCGAG CAATGCTCGAGTCACAGGGGAGGAAGTCAAGCTGAAATGGTTGACTATCCCGAAGAACACGCTGGTTACCATTCCTATTCTTGGAATCCACCACGACCCAAAACGCTGGCCAGAGCCGAGCAAGTTCATCCCAGAAAG GTTCACTAaggaagaaagagagaagaGGGATCCGTTTGATTGGCAGCCTTTCGGGGCGGGGCCGAGGAACTGCATCGGGATGAGGCTGGCTCTGATGGAGCTTAAGGTTGGACTGGCCAAGGTGCTGATGAAGTACCGCATCGTGACTGGACCCGACACGGAC ATCCCATTGAAGATCATgaagtacaagcagttccccacgCCTGAGAACGGGATCAGGCTGAGGGCGGAGCTACTGCATCCTGGCAGCGACTGA
- the LOC136424139 gene encoding mucin-5AC-like: MGGKTCLSPFLRPMAFSHQTCCRIACAISVLSAISVFALLVLSVPRRRTEHSTISLTSSPVQVMYGEGQKRQQPYREQLKAEQKRKGIRKHIQQQTHSQNTRVRNKGHLGYIDNAEYKRVPVLRKTTYTKHLRKLLQLSKKSITMYSTAKTIVTTAPPTTIVTTAPPTTMETTAPQTTIETTAPQTTMKTTGPPTTIVTTGPPTTIVTTGPPTTIVTTGPPTTIETTVTTTAVVTTAPPTTTETTAPPTTIVTTAPPTTIVTTVKQTTMITTALPTTIVTTAPPTTIVTTAPPTTMETIAPPTTIVTTTALPTTIVTTAPPTTMKTTAPSITVVTTGPPTTIVTTGPPTTIVTTGPPTTIVTTGPPTTIVTTGPPTTIVTTGPPTTIETTAPPTTMETTAPPTTMEKTAPPTTIVTTTALPTTIVTTAPPTTMETTAPPTTMVTTGPPTTIVTTGPPTTIVTTGPPTTIVTTGPPTTIVTTAPPTTIETTASPTTMETTAPQTTIVTTAPQTTMVTTAPPTTMVTTAPPTTIVTTGPPTTIVTTGPPTTIETTALPTIIETTAPPTTIVTTAPPTTMETTAPPTTMETTAPPTTIVTTAPPTTIETTAPPTTMETTAPPTTLETTAPPTTIVTTAPPTTIVTTGPPTNNYRNNSSANNYRNNSSTDNNGNNSPANNYSNNSSTNNNENNSPASNYGNNRPTNNYRNNRPTNNDGNNSPTNNNENNSPANNYRDNSPANHYSNNSPTNNYRNNRPTNNYRNNRPTNNDGNNSPTNNNENNSPANNYRNNSPTNNYRNDSPTNNYRNNSPTNNYGNNSPTNNYGNNRPTNKYGNNRPTNKFGNNIPTNNYRNNSSTNYYGNNSPTNNYGNNIPTNNYSNNSSTNNYGNNSPSNNFGNNILTNNHSNNSSTNDYGNNSPSNNYGNNIPTNNYSNNSSNDDYGNNSPNNNYGNNIPTNNYSNNSSTNDYGNNSPTSNYGNNSPTNNYGNNGPTNNYGNNSPTNNYGNNIPTNNYSNNSPTNNYGNNSPTNNYGNNIPTNNYSNNRSTNNYGNNSPTNNYGKNGPTNNYGNNNPTNNYGNISPTNNCGNNIPTNNYSNNSPTNNYRNNSPTDNFGNNSPTNNYGNNSPTNNFGNNSPTNNYGIDSPTENCRINSPTNNFGNNSPTNNYGNNIPTNKYSNNIPTNNYGNNIPTNNYSNNSPTNNYGSDSVVSKRILLSQRSLRRRMPFTPPPVLMDLYTDQANIFRHQRHGGFYFPNRKDFMKEHYQEED; encoded by the exons ATGGGTGGGAAAACATGTCTGAGTCCGTTTTTAAGACCAATGGCCTTCTCACATCAAACGTGTTGTCGTATTGCTTGCGCAATAAGTGTGTTGTCGGCCATTTCTGTATTTGCCCTTTTAGTACTTTCAGTACCCCGTAGACGAACAGAACACTCAACTATAAGCTTAACGTCGTCCCCTGTCCAAGTAATGTATGGGGAAGGGCAGAAAAGACAACAGCCCTACAGGGAACAGCTGAAAGCcgaacaaaaaagaaaagggaTAAGAAAACATATTCAGCAGCAAACCCACTCGCAAAATACAAGAGTAAGGAATAAGGGGCATCTTGGATACATCGACAACGCCGAATATAAACGAGTTCCCGTTTTGCGAAAAACTACGTATACTAAACACCTCCGAAAGCTTCTACAACtgtcaaaaaaatcaataactaTGTACAGTACCGCAAaaactatcgtaacaacagccccaccaacaactatcgtaacaacagccccaccaacaactatggaaacaacagctcCACAAACAACTAtcgaaacaacagccccacaaacaactatgaaaacaacaggcccaccaacaactatcgtaacaacaggtccaccaacaactatcgtaacaacaggcccaccaacaactatcgtaacaacaggcCCGCCAACAACGATTGAAACAACGGTCACAACAACAGCTGtggtaacaacagccccaccaacaactacggaaacaacagccccaccaacaactatcgtaacaacagctCCACCAACAACAATCGTAACAACAGTCAAACAGACAACTATGATAACAACAGCCCTTCCAACAACTATCGTGACAACAGCTCCACCAACgactatcgtaacaacagccccaccaacaactatggaaacaatagcaccgccaacaactatcgtaacaacaaCTGCACTACCAACAACTATAGTAACAACAGCTCCACcaacaacaatgaaaacaaCAGCCCCGTCAATAACTGTCGTAACAACAggcccaccaacaactatcgtaacaacaggcccaccaacaactatcgtaacaacaggcccaccaacaactatcgtaacaacaggtccaccaacaactatcgtaacaacaggcccaccaacaactatcgtaacaacaggcCCGCCAACAACGattgaaacaacagccccaccaaccaccatggaaacaacagccccgccaacaactatggaaaaaacagcaccaccaacaactatcgtaacaacaacagcactaccaacaactatcgtaacaacagctCCACCGACAacaatggaaacaacagccccgccaacaactatggtaacaacaggcccaccaacaactatcgtaacaacaggcccaccaacaactatcgtaacaacaggcccaccaacaactatcgtaacaacaggcccaccaacaactatagtaacaacagccccaccaacaacgaTTGAAACAACAGCCTCACCAACCaccatggaaacaacagccccacaaacaactatcgtaacaacagccccacaaacaactatggtaacaacagccccgccaacaactatggtaacaacagccccaccaacaactatcgtaacaacaggcccaccaacaactatcgtaacaacaggcCCGCCAACAACGATTGAAACAACAGCCCTACCAACCATTattgaaacaacagccccaccaacaactatcgtaacaacagctCCACCGACAacaatggaaacaacagccccgccaacaactatggaaacaacagcaccgccaacaactatagtaacaacagccccaccaacaacgattgaaacaacagccccaccaaccaccatggaaacaacagccccaccgacaactttggaaacaacagccccaccaacaactatagtaacaacagccccaccaacaactatcgtaacaacaggcCC ccccaccaacaactatcgtaacaacagctccgccaacaactatcgtaacaacagctCCACCGACAacaatggaaacaacagccccgcCAACAACTATAGTAACAACAGCTCCACcaacaacaatgaaaacaaCAGCCCCGCCAGCAACTATGGTAACAACAggcccaccaacaactatcgtaacaacaggcCCACCAACAACGATGGAAACAACAGTCCAACcaacaacaatgaaaacaaCAGCCCCGCCAACAACTATCGTGACAACAGCCCCGCCAACCACTAtagtaacaacagccccaccaacaactatcgtaacaacaggcccaccaacaactatcgtaacaacaggcCCACCAACAACGATGGAAACAACAGTCCAACcaacaacaatgaaaacaacagccccgccaacaactatcgtaacaacagccccaccaacaactatcgtaacgacagccccaccaacaactatcgtaacaacag CCCCAcaaacaactatggaaacaacagccccaccaacaactatggtaaCAACAGGCCCACCAACAAATATGGTAACAACAGACCCACCAACAAGTTTGGAAACAACATTCCtaccaacaactatcgtaacaacagctCCACCAACTACTATGGAAataacagccccaccaacaactacggAAACAACATTCCTACCAACAACTATAGTAACAACAGCTCCACCAataactatggaaacaacagccccagcAACAACTTTGGAAACAATATTCTTACCAACAACCATAGTAACAACAGCTCCACCAacgactatggaaacaacagccccagcAACAACTACGGAAACAACATTCCTACCAACAACTATAGTAACAACAGCTCCAACGacgactatggaaacaacagccccaacaACAACTACGGAAACAACATTCCTACCAACAACTATAGTAACAACAGCTCCACCAacgactatggaaacaacagccccacgagcaactatggaaacaacagtcccaccaacaactatggaaacaacggcccaaccaacaactatggaaacaacagccccaccaacaactacggAAACAACATTCCTACCAACAACTAtagtaacaacagccccaccaacaactatggaaacaacagccctaCCAACAACTACGGAAACAACATTCCTACCAACAACTATAGTAACAACAggtccaccaacaactatggaaacaacagtcccaccaacaactatggaaaaaaCGGTCCCACCAACAATTATGGAAACAACaaccccaccaacaactatggtaacatcagccccaccaacaactgtGGAAACAACATTCCTACCAACAACTAtagtaacaacagccccaccaacaactatcgtaacaacagccccaccgacaactttggaaacaacagccccaccaacaactatggaaacaacagccccaccaacaactttggaaacaacagccccaccaacaactatggaatcGACAGCCCCACTGAAAACTGTCGAatcaacagccccaccaacaactttggaaacaacagccccaccaacaactacggAAACAACATTCCTACCAACAAGTATAGTAACAACatccccaccaacaactatggtaacaacatccccaccaacaactatagtaacaacagccccaccaacaactatg ggtcagactccgtggtcagcaagcgaattcttttgagccagcggtcactacggag GAGGATGCCCTTTACCCCACCGCCTGTGCTGATGGACCTCTACACAGACCAGGCCAACATTTTCCGCCACCAGCGCCATGGAGGATTCTACTTTCCAAACAGGAAGGACTTTATGAAAGAACATTATCAAGAAGAAGACTAA